A segment of the Cohnella algarum genome:
AAGAAAATTGGCGGAGACTCTTTGCGGAGGCGCGAGGGGCGGCATCGGATCAATGGGGCCCCTACAGTTTGCAATAGGCTGGCTCTAATGGAGGAAGAGACGGGTGCCGGGAGCCGCGCGTTTCGTGAGTGCTATAGGACGGATCGGGAGGCGGCCCGGACTTCGCTGGCAACCGTTGCCCGGGTGTTGAAGCATCTATTTGACGAAGCGGATTCCAAAGCAAACAGAACGCCGATCCGGCTTCCCGTTCTAGCGGCCCGCATCAGCGGAGACGCCCACGCGCTCGACCCGGGAACGCCTGCCGGCAGAATGCTGATCGCGGTTCTGCGATACGAAAAGGGGCTTGAAAACCGCGGAACGGGAGCATTCGAGCGACGAAGCGGTGGATGCCGACGATGGTTCGCAAACGTTAAAGCTTCGGGAGCTGTACCGCAGCTTTGGCATTTTGGACGATGACCTTTCTTCCATAGTTTATTGGTATTTTTCAGATTGGAGAGAATCGGCTATCCCAACCGTCTGGA
Coding sequences within it:
- a CDS encoding TIGR02679 domain-containing protein; translated protein: MEEETGAGSRAFRECYRTDREAARTSLATVARVLKHLFDEADSKANRTPIRLPVLAARISGDAHALDPGTPAGRMLIAVLRYEKGLENRGTGAFERRSGGCRRWFANVKASGAVPQLWHFGR